In SAR324 cluster bacterium, the genomic window GGAGATGAGTTGTACACTTTGAGGAGTATTTATCCAAGAAACGCCGGATATTGATCAATGCATCTGACTGCCAATCCTTAATATCACTCATCATGGGATTTCTCGTGGAGTCTTTTAAGAACGGAGTCGACAGCTTCTTCCCACATCATAGGCAGAGAACCTGTTAATTCTTGGTAACGTTGAGTTGAAAGTACTGAGTAAGCGGGCCGTGGAGCAGGCAAAGGATATTGATGTGTTTGAATTGGAGTGACCTTTGGCAGGGTCTGGACTAGGCCCATTTCATGAGCTTGTTTTATCGTGTAATTTGCTAACTCGAACCAACTACAGGAGTTCAAACCTCCGAAGTGAATATAATTTTTCACATCCGCTCTGATGAGTTTGCAAAGGGCCAAAGCCAAATCTCTAGTCCAAGTAGGTGAACCGAATTGATCTGAAATGACTCTGATTTCATCTCTTTCTCGTGCCAGTCGGAGCATTGTTCGAACAAAATTATTGCTGTGTGCAGCAAAGAGCCAAGATGTCCTGACTATTAGCCAATCAGAATCACTCACTTCAATTCTAGCTTCCCCGTCACGCTTGCTTTTCCCATATACCCCAAGCGGTGCTGTATAGTTCGATTCAGTGACAGGGGTACTGTTGCTCCCATCAAAAACAAAATCTGTGGACAAATGAACGATCTTCACCCCAGATCGATGACAAGCTTTCGCCAATTTGCCAACACTAATTCCGTTGACATGGAATGCGAGAGACAATTCCGTTTCTGCCTTATCGACCTTTGTGTACGCCGCGCAGTTCAGCAGGATATAAGGTCGATAGTTTTTGATAATGCTCTCTACCTGGTCCTGATTCGTAATGTCCAATTCTTTACGAGGGGGAACATAACACTCGAATTCTGGGAATTGATCCAAAACAGACAAAAAGTCTTTAGCTAACATACCCTCGCCACCTGTTAGCAAAATCTTCATACCGAAACCAATGACTGAAGACTTTCTCGTAGAGAATTTAACTGAGATTTCATCACTGTGCGCAGATCTAAAAGAACATTATCTTTCTGGATCACCCCAACAATGGCAGGGCTTCTAGAGCGAAGCTTTTGGTGAATTTCTGAAGCTGAAAATTTTTTATGGTGCAAGCAAAGAGCTGCAGAAGGTAATTTCACTTCAGGTATTCCTCCTCCTCCAGCCATAGATTCATTTTCATGAACGGTCAATTTCCATTCAGGGCTGATAGAAAGTTTACTATGCAGATCAATCACATATCCGAGAATCTCTTCTTTGGTTCTTTCAAGAAATTCAAGAGTAGGAATTTTTTGAACAACATTACTCATGTTCCCGTAAGCAGTAAGGGTCTGTTCCAGCAAACAGAGAGAAGCCTTATCAAGACGGACCGTACGATAGAGTGGATGATTCCTCATTTTCTCCAAAAGAATTTTTCTCCCAAGAACAATGCCTGCCTGGGGGCCTCCTAGAAGCTTGTCTCCGCTGAAACACATCATGTCAACTTCAGTTGTGATTTCCTGTTGCACTGTAGGAACATGCTTTAGTTCTGGTTGTTGAAATCGATAAAAAGTTCCACTGCCCCAATCATACAGAGTTGGAATCTCAACTGTTTTCGACCATTTAACCAATTCGTTTAAAGGAACTTCTTCAGTGAATCCCTGGATGGAGTAG contains:
- the rfbD gene encoding dTDP-4-dehydrorhamnose reductase gives rise to the protein MKILLTGGEGMLAKDFLSVLDQFPEFECYVPPRKELDITNQDQVESIIKNYRPYILLNCAAYTKVDKAETELSLAFHVNGISVGKLAKACHRSGVKIVHLSTDFVFDGSNSTPVTESNYTAPLGVYGKSKRDGEARIEVSDSDWLIVRTSWLFAAHSNNFVRTMLRLARERDEIRVISDQFGSPTWTRDLALALCKLIRADVKNYIHFGGLNSCSWFELANYTIKQAHEMGLVQTLPKVTPIQTHQYPLPAPRPAYSVLSTQRYQELTGSLPMMWEEAVDSVLKRLHEKSHDE
- the selA gene encoding L-seryl-tRNA(Sec) selenium transferase, producing MFSWYHNLPSIQEIELTLSQAGLTNVKLQRRQIEAWLEDLRLNYNQCSSESDLPEWMCSRIGILSQAKKRFTQRKPTQLSPVINATGIVLHTNLGRAPLSEGHLAQAIRSLSQYSDLELDLASGKRGQRMHRIESLLCNLSKAESAIVVNNNAAAVFLMMKALCKGGEVLVSRGELVEIGGSFRIPDILREAGAKLIEVGTTNRTRLSDYQNSLSERTVAVLKVHPSNYSIQGFTEEVPLNELVKWSKTVEIPTLYDWGSGTFYRFQQPELKHVPTVQQEITTEVDMMCFSGDKLLGGPQAGIVLGRKILLEKMRNHPLYRTVRLDKASLCLLEQTLTAYGNMSNVVQKIPTLEFLERTKEEILGYVIDLHSKLSISPEWKLTVHENESMAGGGGIPEVKLPSAALCLHHKKFSASEIHQKLRSRSPAIVGVIQKDNVLLDLRTVMKSQLNSLRESLQSLVSV